gtatatacacacatatatgtaaatatacatacatacatacatgcttATGTACCGACTTATATATTTACATTTCTTCCCTTCAAGAGACGGTGAGCGTGTGAGAAGAGAATGAGAGAGTTTAAGCTGAATTGCCTAATTGATTGCCTAAACACGCAGTTGCACACACAGTTGATtcaaagaagacaagagccCCTCTTAGTCTCGGTTTCTGCGACGCGTTCCTTCACGTCACATTTTCGCTTTCTCACCCAGCGTGATGACGAGGACCGGCGGCGGCGCGGAAGGGCCGAGCGAAGGCAGTAGCGAGGGCCAGATCTGCGAAAGGATGCTTACATGCAGGCGCGTGCGATTCAGGTGCAGACACACAGCCTCGCAGTATCGCGGAATCACAAAACGAAAacaactgaaaaaaagagaagcccAGTTGAACGATTCGGAGAGACAGCACCGGATATCAGGCCActctcgcgttttcgtgTCGGTTCAGGAAAGGCAGGCAACCCATTTTCTGACGTCCCCTCTCGCTCGAACCCCCCAAAAACGACTACCGAAAAGAACACTGGAGAGAGCGTTTTAGCGACATAACCAAGACTCCTGCAGCGCAACAGAGGCGTCACACTGTCAATGCATTTCCACAAAGAGGCACAACACCTATGCATGTAGAGACAGAGTCGTAACGctgctatatatatatatatatatatatgttgacTCATTCTCCAGGATATACGTGGGGCACGTAGATCTGCATATGGAGACTGTTGCGATACATTCGGAGTGAAAACGTGAAGCAATGGACAGAACCTAATATGCAAGTTGTCACATGACTTTGTACCtccatacgcatatatatatttatgtatgaAACGTAGATTAAAACAGACGAACGACcacggaaagaaaaggaatcGATGCACAGGAAAGACGAATTGCCAATGTACCTCGTGGATGCGTGGAAGGAGTTCCCGCTTCCGGGTTGTGAGGACGTAGATACACCGAAGCGCCgtgaggtgtatgtacaccccagcAGTGGGGCGGGGGTCGGtgtggaggaggaggcgaacgcgCATGAGGATGCGCGTCGCATGTAGTCTGAGACTTCCGTATCGACCCAGCTGAGCCCAGGTTTTTCTCGGTTTTAACACGTTTGCGTGTTtccccgtctcctcctttcgcgtcttcgctctctgttgTTCAGCGAGGAGCTTGTGCTTCCACTTTTCCAAGACGCCGCGGACGTCGCCGTCGCTCCCGGTAGCAGCAACGCGCTTCATCTCCTCGAGAAAAAGGTCCTCGTCGACCTCTCCGCCCTGCGCCTTCCCTTCAGCTTCTGTGAACGTGGCGAGTGCGTCGTTTCCACGGTCGACCCCAGCTTCCTCATCTTCAAGGTCGACTGCGAGGTCCTCATCGAAGCCCCACAATGGCATGTCTGCTTCGTgcgtgtcttcctctgcctcgtcctCTGACGACGCGGACGCCTCACTGACAGGCCGCGTCGCagctccctcttcctcttcgtccttcacTCCGCACTCCAAAAGGCCCTTCGTCCGCCGTCCGGAGAGAAgctgctctttttctctctcccggaGAAGTCGCGCGGGACTCAGCAGCCACGCAAAGGGCGGGGGAAACCGGGCCGGAAGCTCCGCAAACCTCGACGCCGCCCCGGGGTGTACATCCTCCTGAACGGGAGGCGAGGCATGCGAGCGCCCACACGGCAGGTCGGCGCCGCGCTCCAGGATTTGTGCccctccctctgtctctcctgctgttcctctcgctgctcttTCTCGTCCGCGCCGCGCTCTCCgatttcgtcttctgtggcaTCGGTCATCGGCCACCCGTCTCGTCAGGAGGAAACTGAGAGCTGCGAGAACTCTCAACAGCCACAGCggcgtctccccttcttctctctccaggcaTTCGAAGCCGCCGCCTTCGTGCACAAGGGTGGTTTGAAGCGCCTTCGTCGCGCGAGACTCAATGGCGAAGCGAACGCCCTGCGATGGACCGAGCACTgccggagagaggcgggcGAGGACGCTCTGCAGCTGGGCCTGCTTCAGTTGCGACTGTCTCTGCAAGAGGAGCTCGACGAGGTCGGAGAGCGCAGGAAGCATCGCGGGAGGCGCAAACGCGACGAGCGCTAGGAGCAGCGCAGCCACGTCGCTCTCGGCCAACCTGGGCGGCCCGACGGAAGCGGCGGTGACAGCTGCGAGAAAGGGAGCAAAGCCGCGGGGCGCAGGACCGCCGGAGGAGGCGATCAGGGCGGCGGGGACAGCGAGCGCAGCGCGGCAGCCAGAAGAGGCAACGGACGAAGGGGGACGATGCAGACAGTCCGCCACGGCATCCAACAACAGGTCGCCGTGCACAGACAAAAGGCACCCCAGAGGTGAAGTcgccggagaagacgagaaagcaagcgaagacgaaggagaagaagagaacgaggaagcgaagggacGACTGGGCGAAACGCGAGGGAAGGAGGCCGGTGGGGGAGAAACGGGTGTATTTTCCGACGTGGTTAGGGcgctgtggagagaaagaagcgcaaAGTACGCAGCGGCTGCGACAGCGCGACTGGAGTGGCTGCcaaggtgtctgtacagcgggaagaggaggaagggtAGAAGCTTCGCGACGCGTGCATGCTCGCCAAGGTCGCCCAACAGCTGCAGCGCGAGGTCGAGACacctgagaagaagaatccgGTAGAAACTCACGAGGGCGcgagcaagaggaaagatGGCGGCCGCGGCTGATCGTCTGCGCTGTTGTCGCTCGCGCCCGCGGCGCAGCGTCGCCTCccgttccctctcttctctgtttcggtTCGCAGAAAGACTTGAACCTCGGGCTTTATTCTCTTGCTCGCCCTGCCCGCCCTCGTCTTGTCCTGTTCCAcgttcgcttttctctctggtaTTTCCCTCCTGGTCTTCAGTTTGAGGACAGACAACTGTTTCCGGGGAGTGCGCGCGTCCGCGGATGCCTTGCCGCTGTCTCACGGTTACGCCAGAGTTGTCTGCGCCGAGGAGAACGGACTCGGCAGCTAGGGTCTTCGTCGCGTCTGTTCCTGCCtggcgctcttctctcttcgactCCGCAGCGGATCGTTCCTCTATCTGTGCTGCGGGTCCGCCTCGGTCGCCTGTTGGGGTTTGTGGCTTTCCTTCGGCGCCTTTTGTTTCATGTTGGAAGGcaccttcgccttcttcctccaccgCCTCGCTGACGTCTGACGCCAGTGCGCGTGTCAGGCTGTCTGcctgcgcctctcccgccACCACGGCATTcgcgtcgagaagaaggtcgaTGAGAAACTCGACATTGCTCACGCAAAAGAACGCGTtcgcgtcgtcgccttcttccccgttctTGTGCTTCAGCGCAGactcctgcgtctccccaAAAACAGGCCCGGGCGCCTGCCCCTCCTCGCGCCCAAGTTGGCCCCCGACcccggtgtacgtacaccagaAGAGCGGACAGGCGACAGCCGTTGCGGGCTGCGCTTGGTGGCCCgcgcgtcgcatgcagccgcggGCATCGGATGCAGTCTCCGACTCGCCGTCTCCGGCTTCGCCTTGGGAACGCGTCTCTGGGCTGTTCGCCCTCGCGCATTCTCGAGCACGTTGGCGCTGCTTGCCGcctgtctgccttcttcgctcgacAGAGGAGTGGCTCAGCGAGAGCAGGGCCGCGCGCAGAGCGgccgagagagcagagagactcgcACAGCGCAGCAGCAGGAGCAGGCCGAGAGGCGAGCGGGAGAGCGGCGACACTCGGGCCGTCGCGTCCACGAAGTCCTCctgaaaaaacggagacgcagaggaccTGCCCACGGAcgaaggtggagagacagacccagacagagaagacgaaaaggtCTGACGAGCACTAGACGAAGACAAAGGTGAAGCAcatgcagaagacgaggttgaagacgaggcagagaaagaagatggagatgAGCGTGCATCGGCAGATGCGAGGTGGCGACTCTGCGTCGTTTGAGAGGAGGCGCGTCTGAGCCAGGCCGGAAGAGCGGGTCCTGTTTGCGTTTCGGAAGTTGGAGAACTGGTGGAAAGGTGCTTCGATTTCTGAAGAGGTTGCGCGTCTGCGGGAGCTGGAGGGACAGAGCAGGCAGCCTCGATCGACtccggcgaagaagaaaggaaggacagCAGATCCGAGAAGAGCGCTGAGCGCGATGGCGCTGGCAGCACCGCGAAGAGAGCCTCCAGCGTCTGGCGAAGCAGCCCCCCCAacgcttcgtctcccccgGCGCCCtggaaagacggagaaacgagTTGCGCGTCAAaatcttcttctcgcggctGGTCGCAGGCCTCGTCCGGAGCACAGGCAGAACTCCACTCTGACTCGCGACACGCATGCGAACAAGCGGActgagaaggagaggaagaggaagaggagtaACAGCGACAGATGGAACGACGGCGTTGGGAGAGTTGAAAGTGCCTGCAGCCTGGACACAAAGGAATGTCAGAGTGACCCGGGGTGAAATCCGTGGTTCCCGATCGTCCAGTGTAACGCTGCATTGGACGcccgtcttcgctctcttgttctcctcctgCGGGCGGCGTCTTCACAGTTGTTTCCCGCTGCAGGCGTCTGCGGCCAGCCCTTGGCAAAAGCCGACACGAGAGCGGGTCTTCCTGGAGCGCGCGAAgctggagaggcagaagaagaagcgtctccttttctccgttctctcttgaGCTCGTTACCGAGGTCGTAGCAGCCTCGTCACCACAGCGAAAGAAGGCCCGTGACTCCACGAGGCCGTggtgctgcatgcgttgcgaCAGAATTGCCGGTTGGGCCAGAGCGAGTTTCAGAACGCTCCACAGGAGGCGCTCTGAAGGGAGGAGCCATGCGTGGAGGTTGGGTCGAAAGCCAGTCCTTTCCTCCTCAGAAATCGCTTCGTTCTCGAGGCCAAAGGGGCCGAAAGCTGGCCTGTCGTAGAGGCCTTCCGGTAGTGGCTCTGGAGCAGGCTGTCGCCCTCTGCGGGGAGTGGAGcacggcgaagaaggggatGACGAAGCCGCCATGAGTCGCAGGTAGCCGCCGACCTTCTTCAACTCCGTTTGAAGGATCTGctggcgacgaagacgcgtgGCGGGACTgaacgaaggagagcagTCGGGCATGGTAGACGACGACGAGGGCGAAGACACCGCGAGCGCCGCCGAAGCTGCAGCCTCCAGACAGGAAATAAATCGCAGTTTCAAGCCCCCCAGAATCTCCTCGTCAGCAAC
This Toxoplasma gondii ME49 chromosome VIII, whole genome shotgun sequence DNA region includes the following protein-coding sequences:
- a CDS encoding hypothetical protein (encoded by transcript TGME49_233245), whose protein sequence is MSPSTSASTSSPSSSFSPSSSSPSSSVSGAQHPVTRSSCVSTIRQEVKAFEVALVAFLRASASAVTAGSRLLAARRQTPQPTEAPQAERPSSSSSPPPSSSPALHVSLSGGTARSAVAVAVGEGEKLLAASQTLLHSLCLLSPSAPWIDEAREREEPRAAAAPSTSEEAKRGIGLQIEKPVVKLAAKKLAASFLSLHELAMQLVSFLERFEARHPASSSPSSEIDARAFRPLVEVLFPVFATLLLSCQRLHEVYRQRRCPKEADAASSFLSFLFGGALVPAVRFLSLASVQTSSGCLREILAFLRLTLSHAWPLHLLAHIDAAVIASLPSGSSPYSPSSSPCSAAPSLSPESSSSLSSSSGSGDGGSSPPRGGFLESSSVRLSQLAASCFLQAIPRVRGELPCAVVLGIALHELLQLLRASAALDGEALLLVLQCLYTSADILDLPLSLAVSPPGGHHASSATAPGSPHSLPSLFLCSVGGPRHPAQVAESEESRLWTRALTIQLYPGVVTAVSTFLLSASGQRPRALALALLVLARWISALFRAGSPRPQQPLSVLPHPSTSPRSSPESPGASTSSSFPSLFVSSGEERREAQEHLDWLRGLTKDAPGTLRRPRDAHGAELGEEHGEAESPANNAQAHARQTDKVSGFPLLAQLQQEAEERRKTQTQTPSEAEKRLETLLREAARHTSEKLLSLLGPLSPLPVSDWRVRLARLCLAASLVGGCREILTTTSVSAATDVLLQSFADDQEDLAKHARAALTHNRLSLPFAFDHAPLSSYSSSSAFHASPPPDRWLCDLLCPHPSDARASQSGPLCSSSFLYSTASPLSSSSYLASSASPAAPHSALSSSSVASYAVGWGVCAPSLPPAVADEEILGGLKLRFISCLEAAASAALAVSSPSSSSTMPDCSPSFSPATRLRRQQILQTELKKVGGYLRLMAASSSPSSPCSTPRRGRQPAPEPLPEGLYDRPAFGPFGLENEAISEEERTGFRPNLHAWLLPSERLLWSVLKLALAQPAILSQRMQHHGLVESRAFFRCGDEAATTSVTSSRENGEKETLLLLPLQLRALQEDPLSCRLLPRAGRRRLQRETTVKTPPAGGEQESEDGRPMQRYTGRSGTTDFTPGHSDIPLCPGCRHFQLSQRRRSICRCYSSSSSSPSQSACSHACRESEWSSACAPDEACDQPREEDFDAQLVSPSFQGAGGDEALGGLLRQTLEALFAVLPAPSRSALFSDLLSFLSSSPESIEAACSVPPAPADAQPLQKSKHLSTSSPTSETQTGPALPAWLRRASSQTTQSRHLASADARSSPSSFSASSSTSSSACASPLSSSSARQTFSSSLSGSVSPPSSVGRSSASPFFQEDFVDATARVSPLSRSPLGLLLLLRCASLSALSAALRAALLSLSHSSVERRRQTGGKQRQRARECARANSPETRSQGEAGDGESETASDARGCMRRAGHQAQPATAVACPLFWCTYTGVGGQLGREEGQAPGPVFGETQESALKHKNGEEGDDANAFFCVSNVEFLIDLLLDANAVVAGEAQADSLTRALASDVSEAVEEEGEGAFQHETKGAEGKPQTPTGDRGGPAAQIEERSAAESKREERQAGTDATKTLAAESVLLGADNSGVTVRQRQGIRGRAHSPETVVCPQTEDQEGNTREKSERGTGQDEGGQGEQENKARGSSLSANRNREEREREATLRRGRERQQRRRSAAAAIFPLARALVSFYRILLLRCLDLALQLLGDLGEHARVAKLLPFLLFPLYRHLGSHSSRAVAAAAYFALLSLHSALTTSENTPVSPPPASFPRVSPSRPFASSFSSSPSSSLAFSSSPATSPLGCLLSVHGDLLLDAVADCLHRPPSSVASSGCRAALAVPAALIASSGGPAPRGFAPFLAAVTAASVGPPRLAESDVAALLLALVAFAPPAMLPALSDLVELLLQRQSQLKQAQLQSVLARLSPAVLGPSQGVRFAIESRATKALQTTLVHEGGGFECLEREEGETPLWLLRVLAALSFLLTRRVADDRCHRRRNRRARRGRERAARGTAGETEGGAQILERGADLPCGRSHASPPVQEDVHPGAASRFAELPARFPPPFAWLLSPARLLREREKEQLLSGRRTKGLLECGVKDEEEEGAATRPVSEASASSEDEAEEDTHEADMPLWGFDEDLAVDLEDEEAGVDRGNDALATFTEAEGKAQGGEVDEDLFLEEMKRVAATGSDGDVRGVLEKWKHKLLAEQQRAKTRKEETGKHANVLKPRKTWAQLGRYGSLRLHATRILMRVRLLLHTDPRPTAGVYIHLTALRCIYVLTTRKRELLPRIHEIWPSLLPSLGPSAPPPVLVITLAIIQLMAACAGSFVRERFASDVLPPLLLRLRRTSQPAGSREEASRTEAFKLGHAWLSLLLLLATPSNPESFLYSVLGEVLFSACFHLHRDAASCLRAQACRLLRRLNCIDPQVPLFVISTLTEVASRLQTSPTASSLSSSSTSTSSLCSSSPSSSSFASSVSSATCSSLISMSSDRLLRLVSFSTYRRNLVSVETWRRVAEAASLSVLVELRDEMQRDQKLHFLSSAFASRVTDSAGAQQPTAEAAGASYEGRHDGDETGQREVEELEVLTAEALQTPAAACSAEGMESSEGKRRVRRRRNEAGWAQRSLLSVPYGPLGEGFLQMQADQEEKKEIHNIRERCKRAI